The Thermodesulfovibrionales bacterium genome has a segment encoding these proteins:
- a CDS encoding FKBP-type peptidyl-prolyl cis-trans isomerase — protein sequence MKLFLAAVVGIALLAGQAFAAEEAVLKDQKDRVSYSIGVDIGNNLKKQSLEIDPDLLARGLKDAYTGGKTVISDQEVRDILVGLQKEMVAKQQEQAKVVAEKNKKEGDAFLAENKKKEGVVTLPSGLQYKVIKEGSGPTPKLTDTVTVNYKGSLVDGKEFDSSYRRGQPASFPVNGVIPGWTEALQLMKEGSTWEIVIPSNLAYGEKGAGGVIGPNATLIFEVELLSVKEQGSLPPSHP from the coding sequence ATGAAATTATTCTTGGCAGCAGTAGTCGGCATCGCCCTTCTGGCAGGTCAGGCTTTTGCAGCAGAAGAGGCGGTTCTCAAAGATCAGAAGGACAGGGTGAGCTACAGCATCGGAGTAGATATCGGGAACAATCTGAAGAAGCAGTCCTTGGAGATCGATCCGGACCTGCTCGCAAGGGGACTCAAAGACGCGTACACGGGAGGCAAGACCGTAATCTCTGATCAGGAAGTCCGTGACATACTGGTCGGTTTGCAGAAGGAGATGGTGGCGAAGCAGCAGGAACAGGCGAAGGTGGTCGCCGAAAAGAACAAGAAGGAAGGCGATGCCTTCCTCGCGGAAAATAAGAAAAAAGAGGGTGTCGTGACCCTACCGAGCGGCCTCCAGTATAAGGTCATAAAGGAAGGCTCGGGACCGACTCCAAAGTTGACCGATACGGTGACCGTTAACTATAAGGGAAGCCTGGTCGATGGAAAAGAGTTCGACAGCTCATATCGACGGGGGCAACCGGCATCCTTTCCGGTCAACGGCGTTATTCCCGGATGGACGGAAGCCTTGCAGCTCATGAAGGAAGGCTCTACATGGGAGATCGTTATTCCTTCCAACCTCGCTTACGGGGAAAAAGGCGCGGGAGGTGTTATCGGCCCCAATGCCACCCTTATCTTTGAAGTGGAGCTTCTCTCGGTGAAGGAGCAGGGCTCTCTCCCCCCCTCGCACCCTTAA
- a CDS encoding lipoprotein-releasing ABC transporter permease subunit, whose amino-acid sequence MNHPFPLFIALRYLRSRKTRRGLSFQTAVSIGGVAVGVMALIVVLAVMSGFHEDLQKKILGVNAHLVILDYRGTIEDYRGVLEKIKTDRDVVAAAPFALGQVMVSSGSKGQGVYIRGIEPALEKNTTDIANHLKEGSLNDLDERSGGLPGIIVGKELAGRLGAFLGDEISILSPSGEVGPLGMLPKVKKFRLAGIFEVGMFEYDSNLVIVGLKQAQEFFGMGSSVTGVEVRIGDIYKAAEAGERIRRLLGVPYHVRDWMQMNKNLFSALKLEKFAMFIILVLIIFVASFNIVSTLIMNVIEKQREIAILKTMGATNRGIMAVFMIQGFLIGLTGTGIGLTGGYVLSYILNTYQIIKLPPDIYYLSHLPVKMNVSDFLAVSISAIAISFLSTIYPAWQAAKLDPVEPLRYE is encoded by the coding sequence GTGAACCATCCATTCCCGCTATTCATCGCCCTCCGGTATCTGAGATCGAGAAAGACACGGAGAGGCCTTTCCTTCCAGACGGCGGTCTCGATCGGAGGGGTCGCTGTCGGCGTCATGGCACTCATCGTCGTCCTCGCCGTCATGAGCGGATTCCATGAGGACCTCCAGAAAAAGATTCTCGGCGTGAATGCCCATCTCGTAATCCTCGACTACAGGGGAACCATCGAGGATTATCGCGGTGTCCTCGAGAAGATAAAAACCGACAGGGACGTTGTTGCTGCCGCGCCTTTTGCTCTTGGTCAGGTTATGGTCTCTTCGGGCAGTAAGGGCCAGGGGGTCTACATCAGGGGTATCGAGCCTGCTCTTGAAAAGAATACGACGGATATCGCAAACCATCTCAAGGAAGGCAGCCTCAACGATTTGGACGAACGGTCCGGAGGATTACCCGGGATAATAGTCGGAAAGGAACTCGCCGGCAGACTCGGGGCCTTTCTGGGCGATGAGATATCCATCCTCTCTCCTTCCGGAGAAGTCGGTCCGCTTGGTATGCTCCCAAAGGTGAAAAAATTCAGGTTAGCCGGAATATTCGAGGTTGGCATGTTTGAGTATGATTCGAACCTCGTAATAGTCGGCCTCAAGCAGGCCCAGGAGTTCTTCGGAATGGGCAGCTCTGTTACGGGGGTTGAGGTGCGGATAGGAGATATCTATAAGGCGGCCGAAGCTGGCGAAAGAATCAGGAGATTGCTGGGGGTCCCCTATCACGTGAGGGACTGGATGCAGATGAACAAGAATCTCTTTTCTGCCCTGAAGCTCGAAAAGTTTGCGATGTTTATCATCCTTGTACTGATAATCTTTGTCGCCTCCTTCAATATCGTGAGTACCCTCATTATGAACGTGATCGAAAAGCAGAGAGAAATAGCCATCTTGAAGACGATGGGCGCCACGAACAGGGGGATAATGGCGGTATTCATGATCCAGGGTTTTCTCATCGGCCTCACAGGAACAGGTATCGGCCTGACAGGCGGGTACGTCTTATCCTATATCCTTAATACATACCAGATCATAAAGCTTCCCCCGGATATTTACTACCTGAGCCATCTCCCGGTGAAGATGAATGTGTCGGATTTTCTTGCCGTCTCGATCTCGGCAATAGCGATCAGTTTTCTCTCAACCATCTATCCTGCGTGGCAGGCAGCGAAACTGGACCCTGTTGAACCGTTGCGATATGAATGA